CAGTCTAGTGAAGAGCGTTCGAATAAATAGCGCAAAGACTGCGCCCTATCTATCGGCTTACTCGATGCTTCTGCGGTTGGCCCAGTAGTCGCGAGCGCGGCTGAACGCCTGCTCGCGGTCTTGGCCCAGCCCGCGCAGGGCCAGGGCCATGGTCGCGACCACAGCCAGTTCACCGTAGCTGTCCTGTGCTTCGCCACGCCATACCGCCAGCAGGTGCTCGGGCTGCAGGCTGGCCGGCTTCACATGGCGCTGGGCACTGAGGGCCGGCCACTCCTCGTCCCAGGCCTCGCCGGTCGAGGTGCCATACAGGTGGCTGATGACATCCGGGTTGACCTCGATCTCGCCGCCGTCACCTTTGATCACCACGGCGTGGTCGCCGAGCAGGCGGCTGGCCTCGCGGTGTACCGCCTGGTAGCCGGGGTGGAAGATGCTCTGCAGGCCGCAGCGGGCGCCGAGAGGGTTGAGCACCCGGGCCAGGGAGTGGATGGGTGAGCGCAGGCCCAGGGTGTTGCGCAGGTCGATCATGCGCTGAAGCTGTGGCGCCCAGTCCTGCAGCGGAAAGAAGGCCAGCCGACGGCTGTCCAGGGCTTGCTGCACGGCCGTCCAGTTGCGACACAGCGGGATATCCAGCAGGTCGAGAAGTTGCTCGGTGTATAGCCTGCCCGCCGTATGGGCGCCGCCGCCGTGCATCAGGATCCGCACACCGTTGCCCGCCAGGCACTTGGCCGCCAGCAGGTACCATGGCAGGTGGCGCTTCTTGCCGGCGTAGCTCGGCCAGTCGAGGTCGACGCTGATCTGGGGGGCGTGCAGGTGGGCGCGCAGGGCCTCGGTGAAGCCGGCCAGTTCCTCGGCGCTTTCTTCCTTGTGCCGCAGCAGCATCAGGAAGGCGCCCAGCTGGGTATCCTCGACCTTGCCCTCGAGCAGCAGGGTCATCGCGGCGCGGGCTTCCTCGCGGGTCAAGCCGCGGGCGCCACGCTTGCCCTTGCCGAGGATACGCACGAATTCGGCGAACGGGTGCTCGGTCGGGGTTTCCAGGATCAAAGGGCGTGCTTCGTTCAGCTGTGGCTCGGTCATATGCAGTTGGTCGGCTTGGGCAGGCCCGCCAGCTTGGCGGCAAGTTTGGCGGGGGTGCCGTTGAACAGGCGATTGAGGTGTGGGCTGTTGCCTTTCTCGGCGCCGAGCTTGAGCGCGGTGTACTTGATCAGCGGGCGGGTGGCCGGCGACAGCTGGTACTCCTGGTAGAACTGGCGCAGCAGCTCGAGGATTTCCCAATGGTCCGTGGTCAGGGCGATGTTTTCCCGCGTGGCGAGTGCTTCGGCGACTTCGCGGGACCAGTCCTGCAGCTCGACCAGGAAGCCGTCCTTGTCCAGGGCGATGTTGCGATCACCGACAGTCAGGGTACTCATAGCCAGCTGTTGACCTTGTCGTGGTGCAGGGTGAGCTCGACGAACGCAGGGTAGTCCACTGCCTTGGCCAATTGGCTGTCGAGGGCGCGGGCCTGCAGGTCTTCGGCGAGGGCGAACAGGCGCTCGCCGAGATTGGCGGCCTGCAGGGCAGCGAGGGGCTCGGTGCCGGCCTTGAGCGCGTAGGTGGCGTCACCGCACAGCAGCAGCGCGTCCTGCGGGCCGAGTAGACGCAGGCAACTGGCCAGGCGCTCGTCCCCGAAGGGCGAATGGGCGATTACGTGCAGGGTCGTCATCAGAGCGTCACCACCTGGTCGAAACGGGCAATCAGCGCGGTCAGCGCGGCGTTGTCGAGCACTTCCACCGGCAGTGACAGGGCGTCGTTGTCCAGCCCTCGGCGGGCGAGGCTGTGACCACAGGCGAATAATTCCTCCACACCGAACATCGGCAGGGCCTGGAGGTTGGCGGCCAGGTTCTTCTGTTGCACGGCGTCTGGCTGCTGCCCAGGGGTGAGTTGGAACACACCATCATCGAGGAACAGCATGCCCAGAGGCAGGTCGAAGGCACCACCGGCCAGGGCGATGTCCAGCGCTTCGCGAGCGGACGGGCCGCTCCATGGCGCCTGGCGGCTGATAATCAGCAAGGACTTGGCCATTTCAATCACCTCCGAAGCAGACCAGGCGGTCGGCCATTTGCGCGGCTTCGTGCAGCTGGCCCAGGCCGGACAGCTCCCACGGCATCGGCAGGTTCACCGCCGGGCGCTGGTAGCGGTTGGCCTCGGTGTCGTCGAGCACGCCCCGGCGCAGGGCGGCGGCAATGCACACCACGGCGTCGAGCCGGTGATCGCTGACGAAAGCGCGCCACTGCGCGGCCACATCCAGCTCGTCCTGGGGCGCGACGATATTGGCCGAAGCACTGTGTACCCCGTCCTGATAGAAGAACAGCCGGGCAATTTCATGCCCGCCGGCCAGCACCGCCTCGGCAAAGCTCAAGGCGCGGCGCGAGGAGGGCGCATGGGCCGGGGAAAAGACCGCAATGGCGAATTTCATGGAAAGCTCGAGCAAATGAATGCGGCCATGATAAAGCAAAAAGCCCGTGCGGGTGGGCACGGGCTTCTGCTCTGGCTGGCGGGGCTCAGGCCTGGTCTTTGCTTTCCGGCAGGAACCAGTTGAGCACCAGGGCACAGATGCCACCGGTGGCAACCCCCGACTCCAATACGTTGCGCAGCGCCGCTGGCATGTGCGCGAGGAACTCCGGCACTTGGGCTACGCCCAGGCCCAGCGACAGCGACACAGCGATGATCAGCAGGGCGCGGCGGTCAAGGCGGGTGCTGGCGAGGATGTTGATGCCCGAGGCCGCGACGGCGCCGAACATCACCATGGCCGCGCCGCCGAGCACTGGCTCCGGCACTGCCTGGATCACCCCGGCAACCGACGGGAACAGGCCCAGCAGGATCAGCATGGCGGCGATCCAGATGCCGATATGGCGGCTGGCAATGCCGGTCAGCTGAATCACGCCGTTGTTCTGGGCGAAGATCGAGCTGGGGAAGGTGTTGAACAGGCCCGCCAGCAGCGAGTTGGCGCCGTTGACCAGTACACCGCCCTTGATCCGCTGCATCCACACCGGGCCTTCGACTGGCTGGCGCGAAACCTTGCTGGTCGCAGTCACGTCACCGATGGCCTCCAGCGAGGTGACCAGGTAGATCACCAGCATCGGGATAAACAGCGACCAGGAGAAACCCAGGCCGAAGTGCAACGGCGTCGGCACCTGGAACAGCGCGGCCTGATGCATGCCAGTGAAGTCCAGACGGCCCAGGTACCCGGCCAGGGCGTAGCCCACAGCCAGGGCGATGACGATGGCGCAGCTGCGCATCCATACCACCGGGACACGGTTGAGGATGACGATGATCGCCAGCACCACGCCCGACAGCAGCAGGTTCTCGCCATCGGCGAAGGTGCCGTTGGCCATGGCGCCGAAGCCGCCGCCCATGCTGATCAGGCCGACCTTGATCAAGGTCAGGCCGATCATCAGCACGACGATACCGGTCACCAGCGGGGTGATCAGGCGCTTGACGAAGGGCAGGATGCGCGACACGCCCATTTCCACGAACGAACCGGCGATGACTACGCCAAAGATCGCCGCCATCACGCCTTCAACTGGCGTGCCCTGCTTGACCATCAACGCCCCGCCGGCGATCAGCGGGCCGACGAAGTTGAAGCTGGTGCCCTGCACGATCAGCAGCCCGGCACCAAACGGCCCAAAGCGCTTGCACTGGACAAAGGTGGCGATGCCCGAGATCACCAGCGACATCGACACGATCAGGTTGGTGTCACGCGCCGACACGCCCAGCGCCTGACAGATCAGCAGGCCCGGTGTGACGATCGGCACGATGATCGCCAGCAAGTGCTGCAGCGCCGCCAGCAGGCCGATCAGCAGGCGAGGCTTGTCCTCGAGGCCAAGGACCAGTTCATTGGCAGGCGCCGCCGCGCCTGGGCCGTGTTCGTGTGAACTCATGGGAAAATGCCGCCCCGGAAGAAAAAAGGAGCGCATTCTACGGGCAGAACGGCCATCGCGGTAGAGGCAAGCACGATGGGCGCACAATCCCGGAGGAAAGCGCTAATAAGCTGACTTTTAAGTCAATCTCTGTGAGGTCCCTGCGCTGTTCAACGGGCACGAAAAAGCCCGCCGAAGCGGGCTTTTCCTGAGGCGCTGGCAACCGATTCGATCAGTCGTCGCGTCCCATGATGCCGAACAGTTGCAGCAGGCTGACGAACAGGTTGTAGATCGACACGTACAGGCTGATGGTAGCCATGATGTAGTTGCGCTCGCCGCCATGGATGATGGCGCTGGTCTGGAACAGGATGCAGACCGACGAGAACAACACGAAGCCAGCGCTGATCGCCAGTTGCAGACCGCTGATCTGGAAGAAGAAGCTGGCCACCACGGCACCCAGCAGGACGAAGAAACCGGCGGTGATGAAGCCGCTGAGGAAGCTCATGTCCTTGCGGGTGATCAGCACGTAGGCCGACAGGCCGCCGAACACCAGGGCGGTCATGGCGAAGGCCGAGCTGACCACTTCGGCGCCACCGGCCATGCCCAGGTAACGGTTGAGGATCGGGCCGAGGATGAAGCCCATGAAGCCGGTGAGGGCGAAGGTGGATACCAGGCCCCAGGCCGAGTCACGCAGCTTGTTGGTGAGGAAGAACAGGCCGTAGAAGCCGATCAGCACCACGAAGATGTTCGGGTAGCCGACACGCATCTGCTGGGCGACGAAGGCCATGATGCCGCTGAAGGCGAGGGTGAGGGCCAGCAGGCTGTACGTGTTGCGCAGGACCTTGCTGACCTCCTGCTGCTCGACCTGCTGGCCGTGTTGGACGGCGTAATCCTGTTCGCGCATGGCGCACTCCTTTGGGATGGAACCGCGGTCCGGGACCTGCGGTAGTGGAACGTATGGTGCAGAGCATATCAGAGCTGTCACAAGCCGCGACACAGAGAGTTTGACAGCTTGTTACATTAAGGTATTATTGCCGCCGCAAAACAAGCTGGAAGCGTGGCCGAGTGGTTTAAGGCAACGGTCTTGAAAACCGTCGATGGGCAACTATCCTAGAGTTCGAATCTCTACGCTTCCGCCACATTCAAAGCCCTGACATTGTCAGGGCTTTTTGCGTTATTGAGTGTTGGAAATTACCTGGACGAATGCCCTTTGGAGCGGGCAATGGGCTATAGATCGCAAAGTGGAGGCCAGGTGCCTGGCGATTGTCTGGCAATGCTCGATCTCATAGGTGCTGCAAGTCTCTCGGTCGATTGACATGAGCAAGACAGCCAGCAACCCCTCCACTAATGCTGCCATCCCGATGCTATCCACGGGCGCTGGCTTCGCCGCCGCTGGTGCAATTGGGGCTGCCGGCATTTGGGTATAGCGGCGATGATGGTTAGCGGAGCTGTCCTGCCGATTGTTGGTTATAGGCGTAGTCGTCGTAAGGCTTGAAACAGATAGGATGCAGGTGTCATGACTTTCTACGCCACAGTACGCATGAAACCCTTCTGGCAGCCGTGAAAGTCTCCACGGCTTAAGCGTTCAGAACTGATAGCCGATGCCGGCGTAATACCCCCAACCGTTGGACCGTGCGCGGAAATCGCCAGCGCCGAAATCCAGCTCACTGCCATCTTGCCAATTGCCGCCGTTGTGAAAGTAACGGCCTACCAGGGTGAAGCGCAGGTGAGTGAAGGCATACAGCAACACATTGGTGGACACTGTGGCATTGGCCGTGCGAGCTGGATTGTCCTTGTGCAGGTCAGAGCCGAAATCGAAGTTGGTGAAGCCGATGTAGGTCAGTGAGGCGCCGTTGTCGAACTTGCCGATGGGCACAATGTACTTGAGCTGGGCCCGGTAACCATCCCAAGAGTACTCGTTGCTGGCGCCATAATTTTCCCACTGGTAACGCCCATAGAGGTTGGCCGACAGGTTGACTCGTGAATAAGTGTCGATAGTGGTGCCCAGGCCGCTGTACAGCGTATTGGCACGGTTGGCGCTGTTGCTGCCGTGGTCGTAGATCCAGTCGAAGGCCACGAACCACTCCTTGAACGGGCCGACGGCCAGGCTTCGTCCTGCCAGGTAATCGATGGAAATCCGCGGTTCATGCTCCATGAACAGCGGCGAGCCGCGATCCCATACGCCTTTGTCATGGCTGTTGCCGATGGTGAGGATTTTCGGGATGTCGATATAGCCGTACAGCTCGAAAGGCCCCTTGCGGCCGAAGTATTCGTACTCCAGGTAGATATCGTCGGCCGGCTGCGGGCCGAAACTGATGTCCTTGCTGCCGATCAATGTCAGGTTCTGATTGTACCAGGCCGATAGGTAGGGCCCGGATGACGCTGGGGCGGCGGCCGGGGCCCGGCTTTCGTTCTGGGCCGATTTGGCTGGGGCATTGCTCTGCGCTTGGGCAGTGGCGCTGAGTAGTCCGGTAACAGTTGCCAGTAGCAGGCAGCCGATCAGGGGCCTGCGACCCTCAGGGGACAGGCAAGACGGTCGATGCATTGAAAGTCCTTATTCATGCGGTGGAGAGCCGGAAAGTCAGAAAACTACGAAGTTCCGGCGATTATTCGCTCAATGGCCAAGAGCAAACGTTTGCATAGTCTGTACCAAATCGCCGGAGTTGTTTATAGCCGCGCTGATTTCGGGTGTGAACCGTCTTTGGGATAGAAAGCCGCCTTGGAGTGGGCGTGACCTCGGAGCTGGATACGAAGAGGGGGCGGCCCCGCTGATCTGTTGCAAGCGAACGTCCCCGCAGGCCGACCTCACCGCGATCTCCTACAGGATCATGGGATTCCCCTCTGGTCCTCGCATCGCCAATAATGCCCGCTCGCCAAAGCCAGAACCGCGCCGATGCCCCGTCCGATCATCCTTCCGCTCGCCGAGAACTACCGCCATGGCGAGTACATCGCACCGCATTGCCATGACCGTGCCCAGCTGATCCATGCCCTCAGCGGCGTGATCACGGTCAGTGCCCGCGAGGGCAACTGGGTGGTGCCACCTGGGCGAGGCGTGTGGGTGCCGGCGGCTGTCGACCATGAGCTGCGCATGGCCGGCGTGGTGCGCATGCGTACCCTGTTCGTCGAACCGGGCGCGCGTCCGGATCTGCCGCGCCAGTGCCAGGTGATCGAGATCTCGCCGCTGCTGCGCGAGCTGATCATCAGTGCCATGGACATCGCCCCAGACCATCCGGCGTACGGTCGCGAGGCGCGGATCATGCAACTTATCCTCGACGAGATCCGCGTGCTGCCGGTGTTCGCCCTGCATGTGCCAACCCCGCATTCGGCGCACCTACAGGCGTTGTGCGAAGCGCTGCGCCAGGCGCCGTCCGAGGACTGGAACCTGGCCCGCGCCGCTGCCCACAGCGGGCTGAACCCGCGCACCCTGACCCGTGCCTTCCAGCGCGAGACCGGCCTGAGCCTGGTGCAATGGCTGCGGCGCATGCGTCTGTTGGCCAGCCTGGATGCCCTGGCCGCCGGGCAGTCGGTATTGGAGGTGGCGCTGGACCTGGGCTACGACAGCCCCAGCGCGTTCAGCGCGATGTTTCGCCGCACGCTCGGGGTGTCGCCATCGGTCTACTTTGGCAGGGCCGCCGAACGCTGGTAGGCCAGACTCGGCGCTTCGTCCCAGCCTCCGCCCAGCGCGACGAACAGGTTCACTTCGGCCAGCAACTGCGCCAGGCGATCACTGATCAGGCCTTGCTGGGCGCTGAACAGTGAGCGCTGCGCATCGAGGAACGTCAGGCTGCTGTCGATGCCGGTGCGGTAGCGGTTCTCGGCCAGGTCGTGGTAGCGCTGGCTGGCCTCGACCAGGTCGCGTTGGGCCTGCAACTGCTGCTGGTAGGTGGTGCGCGCCGCCAGGCCGTCGGCCACCTCCTGGAATGCGGCCTGGATCGACTTCTCGTAGCGCGCCACCTGCATGTCCTTTTGCAACTTGGCGTAATCGAGGCTGGCGCGCAGGCTGCCGGCATTGAACAGTGGCAGGTGTACTTGCGGCTGGAACAACCAGCTGCCGGTACCGGCATCGAACAGGTCGGCCAGCTCGCGGCTGCTGCTGCCTGCATTGGCGGTCAGGCTGATGCTCGGGAAGAACGCCGCTCGTGCCGCGCCGATGTTGGCGTTGGCAGCCTGCAACTGGTATTCGGCCTGGCGGATATCGGGCCGGCGTTGCAACAGCTCGGCGGGCAGGCCGGCTGGCACCCGGGTAATTTGATCGTCGGCCAGGGGCAGGGCCGGTAGCTGTGGTTCGACCTGCGCGCCGACCAGGCGCTGCAACTGGTTGAGGTCCTGGGCGGCGAGGCGGGTGTAGCGCGCCACGGCGGCGCGTGTGCTGTCGACGCGCGTGGTGGCCTGGATCTGGTCGAGTGCCGACAGCGTGCCGGTGCGGCGCTGGCGCTGGGTCAGGCGCAGGCTCTGCTCGTCGGCCTGCAAGGTCTGGCGCGACAGGGCCAGCAACTCCTGGTCGGCGCGCCAGGTCAGGTAGGCGCCGGCGACGCTGCTGATCAGGCTGAGCTCGGCGCCGCGCCGGGCTTCGTCGGTGGCCAGGTAGTTCAGCAGGGCCTGGTCGCTGAGGCTGCGCAGCCGGCCGAACAGGTCCAACTCGTAGGCGCTGATGCCAATGGTGGCCGATTGCTGGGTGCTGATCACGCCCTCACCACCGGTACGCCGCCGTGGCAGGTACTGGCGCGTGCCCTGGGCATTGGCGGCGATCTTCGGCAGCAGTTCGGCGCGTTGGATGCGGTACTGGGCGCGATAGGCTTCGGTATTGAGCAGGGCCACGCGCAGGTCGCGGTTGTTGGCCAGGGCGACGTCGAGCAACTGGCGCAGTGCCGGGTCGTGGAACACCCCCTGCCAGTCGCGCGGCAGCGCCGTGGTAGACGGTCCGCCCTGATACGCGGGCCCCGTGGGGTACTGCTCGGCGCTGGGCGAAAGTGGGCGCTGGTAATCGGGGGCCAGGCTGCAGCCGGTCAGTATCAGGGCAAGTAAGGGAAAGGTGATGCGCGGCATGGCAGGTTCTCTGGGTTCAGGTGCCGGCCATCCAGCGGGCCAGGCCATGGCGTCCGCTGACGCCGAGTTTGGCGGTGGCGCGTTTGAGGTAGGTCTCGATCGAGCTGCTCTTGACGTTCAGGCGCAGGGCCATCTGCGGCACGGTGCCGCCGGTGAGCAAGCCGATGCACACCTCTTGCTCTCGGGCGGACAGACGGACCGCCTCTTGCTCCAGGCGCTCGGTGAATATTTGGCGCAGGGAACCGGAGTCATCCGGCAGCAGGCTGCCTGGGCGGCGATTGACCGCCTGCAGGAACAACTGAGCGTGGTGCTCGACCAACGGCAGCAGCGTGTCGGACAGGCGCTTGAGCAACGACAGTTCGGCAAGAGAGAACATTCGCTCGCTGCGCAGGCGTTGGCAGCAGATGACCCAGCGTCGATTGCCGCTGCGTGACACCAGGTTGCACTGGTGGACGGGGGCGTTTATCTGGATCAGCAGCGGGTCTTCCATGCGCATGATGCTTTGCAGCAGGGGGTGGCGCAGAGGCTCCTGAACCGGTGTTTCCTCGGGGTGGCCGGCACTGCCCAGCACCTTGACCTGGCGGATGCTGGCCTGGTCGCTGTCGAGGGTCCACTCGCTGAGGTCGAGCCGATGGATCGGCACCTGGTCGCCGATCAGCTGGAGCATCTGTTCGGCGAAGGTGCCATCGCCGGTGCTGGCAACCAGTGCCCCCAGTTGCAGGTACAAGTGCGGGTCGTGGCAGTGTTCGAGGCTGTCGATCAGCTTCATGTGCTTGTCTTCCTTGATCCGGTAACGCGGCGGGTCTCGCGGTCGAGTCCTCTCTGTGCTGGGGCTTGGCGCTATTGAATAGCAGGCTCCGAGCCTGCGTCTGTAGCGGAAAGCGGGGACAGGAAATGCCAATTAATCCGACAAGAAAAGTTGGTGTTTTCCCCTGTGTGTGCCTTGCGGATCGCAGGGTTGTCGGACAATTGGCGCCAATAAGCGGCCAGATCGGCGGCGTTTGCCACGCTCGCTCACAGGGGTAGGCCGCTGCCGGCTGCCCGATAGCGTCAATCTCCTACAAAAGATTCCGCAGGCTCGGGCTGAGCAAAAAGGCCCCTGCCATTGTCCGGGTTTGGGGGGCCATACAGGGGCCGGGGTGGGTGCTTGAATCCGCGGACGACCCCCGTTTCAAGGAAGATCCACGCCATGTTCGCCGCCGACACCTTTCCCCTGACCTGCGCCCAGCGCGATATCTGGCTTGACCAGATCAGCCATGGCGATTCGCCGCTTTACAATGTCGGTGGCTACCTCTCATTCGATGGCGCTGTGGACAGCGGCCTGCTGCGACGCGCGCTGGACCATCTGGTCAGCCTGCATGACGGGTTACGCACGGTGCTGGTGCGTGAGGCCGGGGAAGATGGCGTGGCCCGCCAGCGATTCGTGCCCCATATGCGGGTGCCGCTGGACGAGCATGATCTGCGCGGGCAGGCTGCGCCGTTCGAGGCTGCGCAGCGTCTGAGCAAGACTTTGCTGCAGCAGCCTTTCGACCTCGAGGCTGGGCCGCTGCTGCGCATGGCATTGCTAAATGTCGACGCCGGGCGCAGCCTGCTGATGTTGCAGGCCCATCATCTGATCCTCGACGGCTGGGGCCTGGAGCAGTTGCTCCACCAGTTGGGGCAGTACTATGGCCTCCTGGAGCTGGGGCAGTCGCTGCCGGACACGGCACCGTCCTACCAGGCGTTCATCGAAGATGACCAGGCCTACCAGAACTCGCCCCGCCAGCAGCGTGATCTGGCTTACTGGCTGGGACGCTATCCACAACTTCCGGATGCGCTGCTGCGTCCGAGGGAGCAGGGCCTGCCCCCTGGCGCCACGCCTGGTCACGCCTTGGAGCGCAGCTTCGACACTGGCCTGCTGGAGCGCATGCAGCACTTGGCCGACGCGCTGCAAGGGTCGGTAGCCCATGTGCTGCTGGCGGCCTTGCATGTGTGCTGTGCCAGGGCATGGCAGCGCGACGACTGGGTGGTCGGCCTGCCAGTGCGCAACCGTGGCAGTGCGCGGGCCAAGGCCACGCTGGGCCTGTTCGTTCAAGTCAACGCCTTGCGCATGGACTTCGGCAGGACCTTGAGCTTCGCCGGGTTGGTACGCAGCATCGGCGATGCGCTCAGGCGCGACTTGCGCCACCAGCGCTTGCCGCTCAGCGAGCTCAACCGTGCGCTGGGCTTGTCCCGCGAAGGGCGTGGGCAGTTGTTCGAGATCACCGTGTCCTACGAGGAAGAGGGCCACGACCTGCGTTACGGCAGCCTCGGCGCGCACAGCATCAAGGTGTGCAATGATCACGAACCCACCCCGCTATCGCTTCACCTGCGCACCAACCCACACAATGGCAAGGCCTGGCTGCATCTGGTTTACAACCAGGCCTGGCTGGCACCCGAAGATGTCGAAGTGTTCAGCGCGCGCTTGCTTCACGTGCTGGCCCAAGGGCTCGAGCAACCTCAGGCGGGCATCGACAGCTACGACCTGTTGCTTGCCGAGGAACACCAGCGCCTGCGCCAGTGGAACGCCACCGCCCAAGACCCCGATGGGCCGGCACTGATTCACCGCCGTATCGAGGCCCAGGCCGCAACACGCGCCGAGGCGACGGCCGCCGTGCATCAGGGGCGCAGCCTGAGTTATGGCGAGCTGAACGACCGCGCCAACCAGCTGGCCGCACAGCTGCTGGCCATGGGCGTGCTGCCAGAGCAGCGGGTGGCGGTGCTCGCCCGGCGCGGCCTGGACACCCTGGTCGGCTTGCTCGCGGTGCTCAAGGCTGGTGCGGCCTATGTGCCGGTGGACCCGGCGCACCCGAGCGAGCGCCTGCAGTACCTGATCGATGACTGCGCACCGAAGGTGGTGCTGACCCTCTCAGGCCTGCGTGACCGCCTGCCGGCCACAAACGTGCCGGTGATCGAGCTGGACCGCCTGCCATCGGCCACGGCTGGGCTGGCCAACCCCCAGGTAGAGCG
This sequence is a window from Pseudomonas maumuensis. Protein-coding genes within it:
- a CDS encoding glycosyl transferase family protein; protein product: MNEARPLILETPTEHPFAEFVRILGKGKRGARGLTREEARAAMTLLLEGKVEDTQLGAFLMLLRHKEESAEELAGFTEALRAHLHAPQISVDLDWPSYAGKKRHLPWYLLAAKCLAGNGVRILMHGGGAHTAGRLYTEQLLDLLDIPLCRNWTAVQQALDSRRLAFFPLQDWAPQLQRMIDLRNTLGLRSPIHSLARVLNPLGARCGLQSIFHPGYQAVHREASRLLGDHAVVIKGDGGEIEVNPDVISHLYGTSTGEAWDEEWPALSAQRHVKPASLQPEHLLAVWRGEAQDSYGELAVVATMALALRGLGQDREQAFSRARDYWANRRSIE
- a CDS encoding TusE/DsrC/DsvC family sulfur relay protein — encoded protein: MSTLTVGDRNIALDKDGFLVELQDWSREVAEALATRENIALTTDHWEILELLRQFYQEYQLSPATRPLIKYTALKLGAEKGNSPHLNRLFNGTPAKLAAKLAGLPKPTNCI
- the tusB gene encoding sulfurtransferase complex subunit TusB, producing the protein MTTLHVIAHSPFGDERLASCLRLLGPQDALLLCGDATYALKAGTEPLAALQAANLGERLFALAEDLQARALDSQLAKAVDYPAFVELTLHHDKVNSWL
- the tusC gene encoding sulfurtransferase complex subunit TusC, with protein sequence MAKSLLIISRQAPWSGPSAREALDIALAGGAFDLPLGMLFLDDGVFQLTPGQQPDAVQQKNLAANLQALPMFGVEELFACGHSLARRGLDNDALSLPVEVLDNAALTALIARFDQVVTL
- the tusD gene encoding sulfurtransferase complex subunit TusD — translated: MKFAIAVFSPAHAPSSRRALSFAEAVLAGGHEIARLFFYQDGVHSASANIVAPQDELDVAAQWRAFVSDHRLDAVVCIAAALRRGVLDDTEANRYQRPAVNLPMPWELSGLGQLHEAAQMADRLVCFGGD
- a CDS encoding nucleobase:cation symporter-2 family protein — its product is MSSHEHGPGAAAPANELVLGLEDKPRLLIGLLAALQHLLAIIVPIVTPGLLICQALGVSARDTNLIVSMSLVISGIATFVQCKRFGPFGAGLLIVQGTSFNFVGPLIAGGALMVKQGTPVEGVMAAIFGVVIAGSFVEMGVSRILPFVKRLITPLVTGIVVLMIGLTLIKVGLISMGGGFGAMANGTFADGENLLLSGVVLAIIVILNRVPVVWMRSCAIVIALAVGYALAGYLGRLDFTGMHQAALFQVPTPLHFGLGFSWSLFIPMLVIYLVTSLEAIGDVTATSKVSRQPVEGPVWMQRIKGGVLVNGANSLLAGLFNTFPSSIFAQNNGVIQLTGIASRHIGIWIAAMLILLGLFPSVAGVIQAVPEPVLGGAAMVMFGAVAASGINILASTRLDRRALLIIAVSLSLGLGVAQVPEFLAHMPAALRNVLESGVATGGICALVLNWFLPESKDQA
- a CDS encoding Bax inhibitor-1/YccA family protein, which gives rise to MREQDYAVQHGQQVEQQEVSKVLRNTYSLLALTLAFSGIMAFVAQQMRVGYPNIFVVLIGFYGLFFLTNKLRDSAWGLVSTFALTGFMGFILGPILNRYLGMAGGAEVVSSAFAMTALVFGGLSAYVLITRKDMSFLSGFITAGFFVLLGAVVASFFFQISGLQLAISAGFVLFSSVCILFQTSAIIHGGERNYIMATISLYVSIYNLFVSLLQLFGIMGRDD
- a CDS encoding nucleoside-specific channel-forming protein Tsx, with protein sequence MHRPSCLSPEGRRPLIGCLLLATVTGLLSATAQAQSNAPAKSAQNESRAPAAAPASSGPYLSAWYNQNLTLIGSKDISFGPQPADDIYLEYEYFGRKGPFELYGYIDIPKILTIGNSHDKGVWDRGSPLFMEHEPRISIDYLAGRSLAVGPFKEWFVAFDWIYDHGSNSANRANTLYSGLGTTIDTYSRVNLSANLYGRYQWENYGASNEYSWDGYRAQLKYIVPIGKFDNGASLTYIGFTNFDFGSDLHKDNPARTANATVSTNVLLYAFTHLRFTLVGRYFHNGGNWQDGSELDFGAGDFRARSNGWGYYAGIGYQF
- a CDS encoding AraC family transcriptional regulator, with translation MPRPIILPLAENYRHGEYIAPHCHDRAQLIHALSGVITVSAREGNWVVPPGRGVWVPAAVDHELRMAGVVRMRTLFVEPGARPDLPRQCQVIEISPLLRELIISAMDIAPDHPAYGREARIMQLILDEIRVLPVFALHVPTPHSAHLQALCEALRQAPSEDWNLARAAAHSGLNPRTLTRAFQRETGLSLVQWLRRMRLLASLDALAAGQSVLEVALDLGYDSPSAFSAMFRRTLGVSPSVYFGRAAERW
- a CDS encoding efflux transporter outer membrane subunit; this translates as MPRITFPLLALILTGCSLAPDYQRPLSPSAEQYPTGPAYQGGPSTTALPRDWQGVFHDPALRQLLDVALANNRDLRVALLNTEAYRAQYRIQRAELLPKIAANAQGTRQYLPRRRTGGEGVISTQQSATIGISAYELDLFGRLRSLSDQALLNYLATDEARRGAELSLISSVAGAYLTWRADQELLALSRQTLQADEQSLRLTQRQRRTGTLSALDQIQATTRVDSTRAAVARYTRLAAQDLNQLQRLVGAQVEPQLPALPLADDQITRVPAGLPAELLQRRPDIRQAEYQLQAANANIGAARAAFFPSISLTANAGSSSRELADLFDAGTGSWLFQPQVHLPLFNAGSLRASLDYAKLQKDMQVARYEKSIQAAFQEVADGLAARTTYQQQLQAQRDLVEASQRYHDLAENRYRTGIDSSLTFLDAQRSLFSAQQGLISDRLAQLLAEVNLFVALGGGWDEAPSLAYQRSAALPK
- a CDS encoding helix-turn-helix transcriptional regulator — protein: MKLIDSLEHCHDPHLYLQLGALVASTGDGTFAEQMLQLIGDQVPIHRLDLSEWTLDSDQASIRQVKVLGSAGHPEETPVQEPLRHPLLQSIMRMEDPLLIQINAPVHQCNLVSRSGNRRWVICCQRLRSERMFSLAELSLLKRLSDTLLPLVEHHAQLFLQAVNRRPGSLLPDDSGSLRQIFTERLEQEAVRLSAREQEVCIGLLTGGTVPQMALRLNVKSSSIETYLKRATAKLGVSGRHGLARWMAGT